The Streptomyces sp. NBC_00335 DNA window GATGACGCGCGGGCCGTCGACGGTGACCAGGACGTTGGAGGGCTTGAGGTCACGGTGGATCAGACCCGCCTCGTGCACGGCCTGCAGGGCGAGGGCGAGCCGGTTGGCGAGGGTGCGCACGGAGTGCTCGGGCAGCGGCCCGAAGTCCTTGGCGACCACGGCGTGCAGATCGGGCCCCGGGATGTACTGGGTCGCCACCCAGGGCACTGCGGCCTCGGGATCGGCGTCGAGGACGGCCGCGGTCCAGCTCCCGCCCACCCGCCGCGCGGCGGCCACCTCCCGGGCGAAGCGCCTGCGGAACTCCGGGTTCCCGGCGTACTCGGCCTGCACCACCTTGACGGCGACGGTGCGCCCGCCCTCGGAGCGGCCCAGGTAGACCAGGCCCATGCCGCCGGCGCCCAGCCGGGCGATCAGACGGTACGGGCCGATGCGGGTGGGGTCTTCGACGATCAGCTGATCCACGCGCCGAGGATAGTGCAACTATCCAACGTACGGCGGGGCATTGGCGGAATCAGCGAAATCGTCCGTGGCCGGGCCGGCCGCGAGGGGGCGCGGTCGCCCGTCAGTCCTCGGCGCTGGGGCTGCGTTCTCCGTGCAGTCGCAGGACGTCGGCGTCGCTGCGGAAGCGGTGGGCCCACCGGCGGCCGTCGAAGACGCTGAGGCCGGGGATGTGGCGGGTCTCCAGCGCCAGGATCACGAAGGCCGTCGCCGCGGCGGCCGGCGCGAGGCGGCCCTGGCCGGCGGCCGCACCGATCGCGGCCGCGGCGAAGATCGCTCCGGCGGTGGTCACCCCGTGGACGAGGTCGCCCTCGGTGCGGCTCTGGCGGAAGACCAGGCCGCCCCCGATGAACCCGACGCCGGTGATGACTCCCGCGAGGGCGTTGGGTGCGCCGTCCAGGGCGAGGACGGCCACGAGGGCGGCGCCGACGCCGATCATGGAGAAGGTCCGGTTGCCCGCGGCGGCCCCCCTCAGGGTGCGCTCGAAGCCGAGGAGGTAGGTGAGGACGAAGGCCACCGCGAGGTGGCCGATCGTGACGAGGGTGGAGGTGTCCGCCTGCCGGTAGTCCATCGGCCGCCCTTCGGGTGTCCTCCGCGTGAAACTGGCACGGCTGTCCGTGCCAGTAGAGCGCGCGGGCCGCCCGGGGCGCCGGGCGCGCCGCCGCGGCGGTCAGTTGTGCGGGGCCGTTCCGCTGACCCGGTGGTCGGCGTGGCTGAGGGCTTCCAGGACGAGCCGGCGCAGATGCCCGTCGCGCAGGCTGTAGTGGATGCGCCGGCCCTCGCGGCGGGTGTCGACGAGGCCCGCCAGCCGCAGTTTCGCCAGGTGCTGGCTCACCGCGGTCCTCGACGCCTCGCAGCGGTCGGCGAGCGAGCCGACGTCCGACTCCCCCTGGGCGAGCAGCCACAGGAGGTGCAGCCGGGTGATGTCCGAGAGCATCGCGAAGACCTCGGTCGCCTCGGCGAGACGCGCCCTGTCGGGATCCCGTAGGTGCGCATCGGGTGCAGGTGGCTGAGGTTCGCGAGCTGGCATACCCCACAGGGTAGGTCGCTCCGGGGAGGCGCAGGGTGAGGACGGAGCCGTAATCCATCGGACATGTGCGCAGGTGCGCATGTGTGGATATATTGGAGACGTCGTCCTCATCGTCCCTGTCCATCCCCCGGCCCGGAGGGAACCGCATGCAGAGCGTGCTGCGCGACCGCACCTACCGCCGCCTGTTCGGCGCCCAGGTCATCGCCCTGACCGGCACCGGCCTGGCCACCGTGGCCCTCGGCCTGCTCGCGTACGACCTCGCGGGCGCCGACGCCGGTTCGGTGCTCGGGACGGCGCTCGCGATCAAGATGGTGGCGTACGTCGCCGTCGCCCCGGCGATCGCCGCGGTGGCCGACCGGCTGCCGCGCCGGGCCCTGCTGGTCGGCTCCGACCTGATCCGGGCGGGGGTCGCGCTCTTCCTGCCGTTCGTGAGCCAGGTGTGGCAGGTCTACGTCCTGATCTTCCTGCTGCAGACCGCCTCGGCCGCCTTCACCCCGACCTTCCAGGCCCTGATCCCCGACGTCCTGCCGGAGGAGCGCGCCTACACGCGGGCCCTGTCCCTGTCCCGGCTCGCCTATGACCTGGAGAGCCTCTTCAGCCCCGCGCTCGCGGCCGCGCTGCTGTCGGTGGTCGGCTACGACCAGCTGTTCCTCGGCACGGCGGCCGGCTTCCTCGCCTCGTCCGCGCTCGTGGTGTCCGCCGTCCTGCCCCGGCGGGCGCGGGCCGTCGTCGCGTCCGGGCCGGGCGCGTACGCCAAGGCCACCGCGGGGACGCGACTGCTCCTGCGCGCCCCGCAGCTGCGGTCCCTGCTGGCGATGAACCTCGCGGTCGCGGCCGCCGGGGCCGTGGTCACGGTCAACTCCGTCGTGTACGTACGGGACTTCCTGGAGCTGTCCGCCGAGTCGGTCGCCCTCGCGCTCGGGGCGTACGGGGCCGGCTCCATGGCCGTGGCCCTGGCACTGCCGCGGATCCTGGAGAACCGCCCGGACCGGCGGGTGATGCTGACCGGAGCCCTGCTGCTCCCCGTGGCGTTCGGCGCCCTCGGCTTCATCACCTCGGCGGACAGCGGCGGTTGGCGCTGGCCCGCGCTGCTGGTCACGTGGGCGGCGTTCGGGGCGGCCTGCTCGATGGTGCTCACGCCCGCCGGCCGGGTGCTCCGGCGGGCCACGCCGGAGGGGGACCGCACCGCGGTGTTCGCCGCCCAGTTCTCCCTGTCGCACGCCGCCTGGCTGCTGACCTATCCGCTCGCGGGCTGGGTCGGCGCGAAGGCCGGGCTCGGATGGGCGACGGCGGCCCTCGGCGCGATCGCGCTCGCGGCCGCGGCCCTCGCCGCCCGGCTGTGGCCGGCCGGGGCGGCCACGGAGGAGGTCCTGGGCCACGTACACGAGCACGAGCACCGCGGGCTGACTCCCGGGCATCCGCACCTCCACGGAGCACGCCGGGCCGGGGCGGGGTGGCGGCACAGCCACCACCACTTCACGGACGAGCTGCACGCCGCCCACGGCTGAGCCGCCCCGAGGCCACCCGAGGCGACCCGAGGCGACCCGAGCGGACGATCCGACGACGCACAGCGGACGTACGGCCGACGGACTGAATTCGATCACCCGTTAGTCACAAGCGATCACATCGAGTGACCCCTTTCTGCCTATTTGTGTGAATAGATCACCACACTGGTCCTCCTAGGGGCGAGTCCTCTTCCCCGAAGGGCAGCCGATGCGACGTGTCGTGAGAAGCCGCGCCGGTCTCCCGTACCGGCGCCGGCGCACGGTGGCCGC harbors:
- a CDS encoding MgtC/SapB family protein, whose product is MDYRQADTSTLVTIGHLAVAFVLTYLLGFERTLRGAAAGNRTFSMIGVGAALVAVLALDGAPNALAGVITGVGFIGGGLVFRQSRTEGDLVHGVTTAGAIFAAAAIGAAAGQGRLAPAAAATAFVILALETRHIPGLSVFDGRRWAHRFRSDADVLRLHGERSPSAED
- a CDS encoding ArsR/SmtB family transcription factor; amino-acid sequence: MPAREPQPPAPDAHLRDPDRARLAEATEVFAMLSDITRLHLLWLLAQGESDVGSLADRCEASRTAVSQHLAKLRLAGLVDTRREGRRIHYSLRDGHLRRLVLEALSHADHRVSGTAPHN
- a CDS encoding MFS transporter, giving the protein MQSVLRDRTYRRLFGAQVIALTGTGLATVALGLLAYDLAGADAGSVLGTALAIKMVAYVAVAPAIAAVADRLPRRALLVGSDLIRAGVALFLPFVSQVWQVYVLIFLLQTASAAFTPTFQALIPDVLPEERAYTRALSLSRLAYDLESLFSPALAAALLSVVGYDQLFLGTAAGFLASSALVVSAVLPRRARAVVASGPGAYAKATAGTRLLLRAPQLRSLLAMNLAVAAAGAVVTVNSVVYVRDFLELSAESVALALGAYGAGSMAVALALPRILENRPDRRVMLTGALLLPVAFGALGFITSADSGGWRWPALLVTWAAFGAACSMVLTPAGRVLRRATPEGDRTAVFAAQFSLSHAAWLLTYPLAGWVGAKAGLGWATAALGAIALAAAALAARLWPAGAATEEVLGHVHEHEHRGLTPGHPHLHGARRAGAGWRHSHHHFTDELHAAHG